Proteins encoded together in one Sulfitobacter pontiacus window:
- a CDS encoding TRAP transporter substrate-binding protein: protein MKTNNSINRRSFLTKSAVAGGAAAGSMLAAPAVLAQAPLVIKMQTSWNDANIWQDFARDYATRVEEMSGGRVKVDVLPAGAVVAAFQVLDAVNDGLIDAAHSVPVYWYGKNKAASLFGTGPVFGGSATTMLSWFYEGGGQELYNELTQDIMGLDVVGYMGFPMFAQPFGWFKEEVNSVEDLQGFKYRTVGLAADLMAKLGMSVAQLPGGEIVPAMERGVIDAFEFNNPSSDKDFGAQDVAKNYYLSSYHQASESFEFLFSRTFLEDLDPDLQAILKYAVEAASTANTAKAMNRYSADLQFLQDEAGVTVRRTSKEILDAQLKAWDELIPELEADPFMKKTLDSQREWVSRVSYYELMNSPDYGLAYEHYFPGKIKL from the coding sequence ATGAAGACTAATAATAGTATTAATCGACGTTCGTTTTTGACCAAATCGGCCGTCGCTGGTGGGGCTGCGGCTGGCAGCATGCTGGCGGCTCCGGCGGTTCTGGCGCAAGCGCCATTGGTTATCAAAATGCAAACGTCATGGAATGATGCCAACATATGGCAGGACTTCGCACGCGACTATGCCACCCGCGTCGAAGAAATGTCGGGCGGGCGCGTCAAGGTCGATGTGCTGCCTGCGGGCGCGGTTGTTGCGGCGTTCCAGGTGCTGGACGCTGTGAATGACGGCTTGATCGATGCCGCGCATTCGGTGCCTGTCTATTGGTACGGCAAAAACAAGGCCGCGTCGCTGTTCGGCACAGGTCCGGTTTTCGGCGGCTCGGCAACGACCATGCTGTCGTGGTTCTACGAAGGCGGCGGCCAAGAGCTGTATAACGAGCTGACACAGGACATCATGGGCCTCGACGTGGTTGGCTATATGGGTTTCCCGATGTTTGCGCAGCCCTTTGGCTGGTTCAAGGAAGAGGTAAATTCGGTCGAGGATCTTCAAGGGTTCAAATATCGCACCGTGGGTCTGGCGGCCGATCTGATGGCCAAGCTGGGCATGTCCGTCGCTCAGTTGCCGGGCGGCGAAATCGTGCCCGCGATGGAGCGTGGCGTGATCGACGCCTTTGAATTCAACAACCCCTCGTCGGACAAGGACTTTGGCGCGCAGGACGTGGCAAAGAACTACTATCTGTCGTCCTATCACCAAGCGTCCGAAAGCTTTGAGTTCCTGTTCTCGCGGACCTTCCTTGAAGATCTGGACCCGGATCTGCAGGCGATCCTGAAATATGCTGTCGAAGCGGCCTCTACCGCGAACACAGCCAAGGCGATGAACCGCTATTCTGCGGATCTTCAGTTCTTGCAGGATGAAGCAGGGGTCACCGTGCGCCGCACCTCGAAAGAGATTCTAGACGCACAGCTGAAGGCATGGGACGAACTGATCCCCGAGCTGGAAGCCGATCCGTTCATGAAAAAGACCCTCGACAGCCAGCGCGAGTGGGTCAGCCGTGTGTCGTATTACGAGCTGATGAACTCGCCCGACTACGGTCTGGCCTACGAGCATTACTTCCCTGGCAAGATCAAGCTCTGA
- a CDS encoding TRAP transporter small permease subunit, producing MISFIRFADSLSAWFGKSFAWLILLMSIGTGYEVFVRYVLNSPTAWALDVSFIMYGTLFMMGGAYTLSRGGHVRGDFLYRLLQPKTQGKIDIVLYIVFFFPGVLALILSGWKYAARSWQYGEVSVNSPAGVPIYQFKAVIVAAGILLFIQGIAQVCRCIIAIRDNYWLEADEDVFETEDLLIQQANMAEKDHIT from the coding sequence ATGATTTCATTTATACGGTTCGCCGACAGCCTGTCGGCATGGTTTGGCAAGTCATTCGCGTGGCTTATCCTGCTGATGTCTATCGGCACGGGCTACGAGGTTTTCGTACGCTATGTGCTCAATAGCCCGACGGCCTGGGCGCTGGACGTTTCCTTTATCATGTACGGCACGCTGTTCATGATGGGCGGGGCCTATACGCTGTCGCGTGGCGGGCATGTGCGGGGCGATTTCCTGTACCGGCTGCTGCAACCCAAGACCCAGGGCAAGATCGATATCGTCCTGTATATCGTCTTCTTTTTCCCCGGTGTGCTGGCCCTGATCCTGTCCGGCTGGAAATACGCCGCGCGGTCCTGGCAATACGGAGAGGTTTCCGTCAACAGCCCCGCGGGTGTGCCGATCTACCAGTTCAAAGCGGTGATCGTGGCGGCGGGCATATTGCTGTTTATCCAGGGGATCGCGCAGGTATGCCGCTGCATCATCGCGATCCGGGACAATTACTGGCTTGAAGCGGACGAAGACGTTTTCGAGACCGAAGACCTTCTGATCCAGCAGGCCAACATGGCCGAGAAAGACCATATCACATGA
- a CDS encoding TRAP transporter large permease subunit produces the protein MTDPQIALMMLGLFIIFVFLGFPIAFTLMAMGIGFGYYAYFDARRMWRGFDRLDETAGQWEQWSSWIEGFYNNRIFDLFVNQTFTVMSNEVLTAVPLFLFMGYIVERSNIVDRLFTTLNIASKNVPGSMGVAALITCALFATATGIVGAVVTLMGLLALPAMLKARYDPSFAAGIICAGGTLGILIPPSIMLIVYAAATNVSIVRLYAAALLPGLTLVGLYLVYIVGRSLLQPSSAPKPTADEVPDMPMGKLVMMIITSFVPLAFLIFAVLGSILFGLATPTEAASIGALGGIFLAFIYRAMTWQRLRESVYLTVRTTAMVCWLFVGSYTFSAVFSYLGGEHVISEFVQSMNLSPIQFLIMAQLIIFLLGWPLEWSEIIIIFVPIFLPLLAVFEIDPLFFGILVALNLQTSFLTPPMAMSAYYLKGIAPPSLLLTQIFKGVMPFLFCVILSMVLMYVFPQIVFYLPELFYGR, from the coding sequence ATGACTGATCCGCAAATCGCCCTGATGATGCTTGGGCTGTTCATCATCTTTGTCTTCCTGGGCTTCCCGATCGCCTTTACCCTGATGGCCATGGGCATCGGCTTTGGCTACTACGCCTATTTCGACGCGCGCCGCATGTGGCGCGGTTTTGACCGGCTGGATGAAACCGCCGGACAATGGGAACAATGGTCGAGTTGGATAGAGGGATTCTATAACAACCGAATATTTGACCTCTTCGTGAACCAGACCTTTACCGTGATGTCGAACGAGGTGCTGACGGCCGTGCCCTTGTTCCTGTTCATGGGCTATATCGTCGAACGCTCCAACATCGTGGACCGTTTGTTCACCACGCTGAACATCGCGTCCAAGAATGTCCCCGGATCGATGGGGGTGGCGGCGCTGATCACCTGCGCGCTGTTTGCGACGGCGACAGGGATCGTGGGCGCGGTTGTGACCTTGATGGGCCTGCTGGCGCTGCCGGCGATGTTGAAAGCGCGCTATGACCCGTCCTTCGCGGCGGGCATCATCTGTGCGGGCGGCACCCTGGGCATCCTGATCCCACCGTCGATCATGCTGATCGTCTATGCGGCGGCGACCAACGTGTCGATCGTGCGTCTCTATGCGGCGGCGCTGCTGCCGGGGCTGACGCTGGTGGGGCTGTATCTGGTCTATATCGTCGGGCGGTCTTTGCTGCAGCCATCGTCGGCACCAAAGCCTACGGCGGATGAGGTGCCGGACATGCCGATGGGCAAGCTGGTGATGATGATCATCACCTCTTTCGTGCCGCTGGCTTTCCTGATCTTTGCTGTGCTCGGGTCGATCCTTTTCGGTCTCGCCACCCCGACAGAGGCGGCGTCCATCGGTGCATTGGGCGGTATCTTCCTCGCCTTTATCTACCGCGCGATGACATGGCAGCGTTTGCGTGAAAGCGTCTATCTCACCGTGCGCACAACGGCGATGGTCTGCTGGCTGTTCGTCGGCTCCTACACCTTCTCTGCCGTGTTCTCCTACCTCGGGGGGGAGCATGTGATCTCGGAGTTCGTGCAATCCATGAACCTGTCGCCGATCCAGTTCCTGATCATGGCGCAGCTCATCATCTTCCTGCTGGGCTGGCCGCTGGAATGGTCCGAGATCATCATCATCTTCGTGCCGATCTTCCTGCCGCTGCTCGCGGTGTTCGAGATTGATCCGCTGTTCTTCGGTATCCTCGTGGCGCTGAACCTGCAGACCAGTTTCCTGACCCCGCCGATGGCGATGTCGGCCTATTACCTTAAGGGCATCGCGCCGCCGTCGCTCTTGTTGACGCAGATCTTCAAGGGGGTCATGCCGTTCCTTTTCTGCGTGATCCTGTCGATGGTGCTGATGTATGTCTTCCCGCAGATCGTCTTCTATTTGCCGGAGCTGTTCTATGGACGGTAA
- a CDS encoding amidase produces the protein MTGHGVDGTPSVTLLRDRLASGALDALALVDSYIKRIEAREPQVGAWAWFDPEFARAQARTLDAHRRAGRPLGRLHGLPVALKDVIDTQRIPTENGCVQDAGRVPLRDAFVVERLRKEGAILMGKTVTTELAFMQPGKTANPHNLAHTPGGSSQGSAAAVADGMVPLAIGTQTGGSVIRPASFCGVTGYKPTFGAIPRRGVLTQSPSLDTIGVFAGDPAGAALLAEVLFGQDDEDSATTLCAAPALHAAATSAPPLPPVFGFIRPPGWEDAEPQLHDAFAELLDALGDQAFELPLPAVFDTAADQRKLINLAEMSYHYYPYWHRGADKLGPITRDAIEQGNAVPARDYLSARDMPKVLNAALDEMFTRCDVILCPSAPGPAPKGLETTGDPVFNGLWTFCGTPCINLPLFTSTEGLPMGVQLVGARHNDARLLRTAQWLTDWAAGASA, from the coding sequence ATGACAGGTCACGGGGTGGACGGCACCCCCAGCGTGACGCTGCTGCGCGACAGGCTGGCGTCCGGTGCGCTGGATGCGCTGGCGCTGGTCGACAGCTATATCAAGCGGATCGAGGCGCGCGAGCCGCAGGTGGGTGCATGGGCGTGGTTCGATCCCGAATTCGCGCGCGCACAGGCCCGCACGCTGGATGCGCATCGCCGGGCAGGGCGTCCCTTGGGGCGGCTTCACGGGTTGCCGGTCGCGCTGAAGGACGTGATCGACACCCAACGCATCCCCACGGAAAACGGCTGCGTTCAGGATGCGGGGCGCGTGCCCCTGCGCGACGCTTTTGTGGTAGAGCGGCTGCGCAAGGAAGGGGCGATCCTGATGGGCAAGACGGTCACGACCGAGCTTGCCTTCATGCAGCCCGGCAAGACCGCGAACCCGCATAATCTGGCACATACGCCCGGCGGATCGTCCCAAGGCTCTGCCGCGGCGGTGGCGGACGGGATGGTGCCGCTTGCCATCGGCACCCAGACCGGCGGGTCGGTGATCCGCCCGGCGTCCTTCTGCGGGGTGACCGGATATAAACCCACCTTCGGCGCGATCCCGCGGCGGGGGGTGCTGACGCAATCGCCCTCGCTTGATACGATCGGGGTCTTTGCCGGCGATCCCGCAGGGGCAGCACTGCTTGCCGAGGTGCTTTTCGGGCAGGATGACGAAGACAGCGCGACCACGCTTTGCGCCGCACCCGCCTTACATGCCGCGGCGACCTCGGCCCCGCCGCTGCCGCCCGTGTTCGGCTTCATCCGCCCGCCGGGATGGGAGGATGCGGAGCCGCAACTGCATGACGCCTTTGCCGAGCTGCTGGACGCGCTTGGCGATCAGGCGTTCGAGCTTCCGTTGCCAGCGGTGTTCGACACGGCAGCAGACCAGCGCAAGCTGATCAATCTGGCCGAGATGTCCTATCACTACTACCCCTATTGGCACCGGGGCGCGGACAAGCTGGGGCCGATCACCCGCGACGCGATAGAGCAAGGCAACGCCGTGCCCGCCCGCGACTACCTGTCGGCCCGCGACATGCCCAAGGTGCTGAACGCCGCGCTGGACGAGATGTTCACCCGCTGCGATGTGATCCTGTGCCCCTCGGCCCCCGGTCCGGCCCCCAAAGGGTTGGAAACCACGGGCGATCCGGTGTTCAACGGGCTGTGGACCTTCTGCGGCACACCCTGCATCAACCTGCCGCTTTTCACCTCGACCGAAGGGCTGCCCATGGGCGTCCAGCTGGTCGGCGCACGCCACAATGACGCGCGGTTGCTGCGCACGGCACAATGGCTGACCGACTGGGCCGCTGGTGCCTCTGCATAA
- a CDS encoding D-glycerate dehydrogenase, which produces MSKPVIWITRTLSNATLERARRDYEVIWDAADTPGSAEDIIRMSASVDGIIPCHSEHFSADVVTQLDPRLKIVANHSVGVDHCDLDALRGKGIVVTNTPDVLSDATAELAMMLMLGAARNAVAGDRTVRSGTWDFWSPAFLVGKQLTGARLGIVGMGGVGRAFARKARGFDMEIHYHNRSRLSPEDEVGAVYHETLESLLAVSDFLSLHCPATPETVGLMNADRLAQLPKGAVLVNTARGNLIDEAALVDALDAGHIGAAGLDCFVTEPGGNPAFASYDNVMMMPHVGSATVQTRDAMGFKALDNLDAFFRGESPPNAL; this is translated from the coding sequence ATGTCCAAACCCGTGATCTGGATCACCCGCACCCTGTCGAATGCCACGCTGGAACGCGCCCGCCGCGACTACGAGGTGATCTGGGATGCCGCCGACACCCCCGGCAGCGCAGAGGATATCATCAGGATGAGCGCATCCGTCGACGGGATCATCCCGTGCCACTCCGAACATTTCAGCGCAGATGTCGTGACGCAGCTCGACCCGCGGCTGAAAATCGTCGCGAACCATTCGGTCGGGGTGGACCATTGCGATCTGGACGCGCTGCGCGGCAAGGGGATCGTTGTGACCAACACGCCCGATGTGCTGTCGGATGCCACGGCAGAGCTGGCGATGATGCTGATGCTGGGGGCTGCGCGCAACGCGGTCGCTGGGGACCGGACTGTGCGGTCCGGCACATGGGATTTCTGGTCGCCGGCCTTTCTAGTGGGCAAGCAGCTGACCGGTGCGCGGCTGGGGATCGTGGGGATGGGCGGTGTGGGCCGTGCCTTTGCCCGCAAGGCGCGCGGCTTTGACATGGAGATCCACTATCACAACCGCAGCCGTCTTTCGCCCGAGGATGAAGTGGGCGCGGTCTATCACGAGACGCTGGAAAGCCTGCTGGCGGTGTCCGACTTCCTGTCGCTCCATTGCCCCGCAACGCCCGAGACGGTCGGGCTGATGAATGCCGACCGTTTGGCGCAACTGCCCAAAGGGGCAGTGCTGGTCAACACGGCCCGCGGCAATCTGATCGACGAGGCCGCTTTGGTCGACGCTCTGGATGCGGGGCATATCGGGGCGGCGGGGCTGGATTGCTTTGTCACCGAACCGGGGGGCAATCCGGCCTTCGCATCCTATGACAACGTGATGATGATGCCCCATGTCGGCAGCGCCACGGTGCAGACACGCGATGCGATGGGGTTCAAGGCGCTGGACAATCTTGACGCGTTCTTCCGTGGAGAATCCCCGCCGAACGCGCTCTAG
- a CDS encoding GntR family transcriptional regulator has protein sequence MTLRQSKSDILFDRLRHDILSLDLPPGMALRLPALSEHYGIGLTPLRECLNRLAAEQLVVPEHNKGFCVTPLTRADLLDLERSRDAIEGAMLAHSVSHADDAWEAGVIGSYHHLSQTPVPSVIHNDEALAQWTRRHLAFHQALVAGARSEWMARFAGQLQDQLGRYHRFIQAGLRDLTQSAPPLAAKAAEVFSASMALEPHRALYQAAVDHDPAAALAAFRHHTGLSIAAFEELSTLMPAHSPFARTLGPQSETPA, from the coding sequence ATGACACTTCGACAATCGAAATCGGACATTCTATTCGACCGGCTTCGCCACGATATCCTGTCGCTGGATCTGCCACCGGGCATGGCGCTGCGCCTACCGGCCCTGTCGGAACACTATGGCATCGGCCTGACGCCGCTGCGCGAATGTCTGAACCGGCTGGCGGCTGAACAGCTTGTCGTGCCCGAGCATAACAAGGGCTTTTGCGTCACCCCGCTGACCCGTGCCGATCTTCTGGACCTGGAACGCAGCCGCGATGCCATCGAAGGCGCGATGCTGGCCCATTCCGTCAGCCACGCCGATGACGCGTGGGAGGCAGGGGTGATCGGCTCCTATCACCATCTGTCGCAAACGCCCGTGCCTTCGGTGATCCATAATGACGAGGCACTGGCCCAATGGACGCGGCGGCATCTGGCCTTTCATCAGGCATTGGTGGCGGGGGCGCGGTCAGAATGGATGGCGCGGTTTGCGGGGCAGTTGCAGGATCAGTTGGGACGCTACCACCGTTTTATTCAGGCAGGCCTGCGCGATCTGACCCAAAGCGCCCCCCCGCTGGCGGCCAAAGCGGCAGAGGTATTCTCTGCCAGTATGGCGCTAGAGCCGCATCGCGCGCTCTATCAGGCAGCAGTTGATCATGATCCGGCGGCGGCGCTTGCGGCCTTTCGCCATCACACCGGCCTGAGCATCGCCGCCTTCGAGGAGCTTTCGACGCTGATGCCGGCCCATTCGCCCTTTGCAAGAACCCTCGGCCCCCAATCGGAGACACCCGCATGA